A stretch of the Aegilops tauschii subsp. strangulata cultivar AL8/78 chromosome 4, Aet v6.0, whole genome shotgun sequence genome encodes the following:
- the LOC109769545 gene encoding uncharacterized protein: MEKLTPSNAKKAMEDREEKPKVPSTDPDDSLDDLAAGQRQPQLQREQQHQAPNISEMKPMTREAYGGGMYAAEEGRREPGRPRASATQSADGPEQPVARPRHPPPPSTGDRDLDITGMSYIQ; this comes from the coding sequence ATGGAGAAGCTGACGCCGAGCAACGCAAAGAAGGCGATGGAGGACAGGGAGGAGAAGCCCAAGGTGCCGTCGACCGACCCGGACGACAGCCTCGACGACCTCGCCGCCGGGCAGCGGCAGCCGCAGCTGCAGCGGGAGCAGCAGCACCAGGCGCCCAACATCTCGGAGATGAAGCCGATGACGCGGGAGGCGTACGGCGGCGGGATGTACGCGGCGGAGGAGGGCCGGAGGGAGCCCGGGAGGCCGCGCGCCAGCGCCACGCAGAGCGCCGACGGGCCGGAGCAGCCCGTGGCCAGGCCCAGGCACCCCCCGCCGCCGTCCACCGGCGACCGCGACCTCGACATCACCGGCATGTCCTACATCCAGTAG